A region of Pseudomonas saponiphila DNA encodes the following proteins:
- a CDS encoding SufE family protein has protein sequence MSLPPDAITALEVFQGAAGWEQRARLLMQWGERLTALDDADKVEANRVHGCESQVWLVASLENGHWQFAAASDARLIRGLVALLLARVNGLTAQQLREVDLADWFNQLGLSRQLSPSRSNGLNAVLQRMGELAL, from the coding sequence ATGAGCCTGCCGCCGGATGCCATCACCGCCCTGGAGGTGTTCCAGGGCGCTGCCGGCTGGGAGCAGCGGGCGCGCCTGCTGATGCAATGGGGCGAGCGCCTGACGGCACTCGATGACGCGGACAAGGTCGAAGCCAACCGGGTGCACGGCTGCGAAAGCCAGGTCTGGCTGGTGGCGAGCCTGGAAAACGGTCATTGGCAATTTGCCGCCGCCAGCGACGCACGGCTGATTCGCGGCCTGGTGGCCTTGCTGCTGGCCCGGGTCAACGGCCTGACGGCGCAGCAATTGCGCGAGGTGGACCTGGCGGACTGGTTCAACCAGTTGGGCCTGTCGCGCCAGCTCTCGCCGTCGCGCAGCAACGGCTTGAACGCGGTACTGCAGCGCATGGGCGAACTGGCTCTATAG
- a CDS encoding aminotransferase class V-fold PLP-dependent enzyme, with product MLVPSPWRADFPAIAALQRQDQTYLDNAATTQKPQALLDALAHYYANGAANVHRAQHLPGAHATQAFEDSRSKVGQWLNTGDSGQIVFTHGATSALNLLAYGLEHQFTAGDEIVISALEHHANLLPWQQLAERRQLKLIVLPLDADGMIDIQAASHLIGPRTRLLALSQLSNVLGAWQPLSPLLAMAKAHDALTVIDGAQGVVHGRHDVQALGCDFYVFSSHKLYGPDGVGVLFGRHEALKGLRHWQFGGEMVQNADYQHASFRPAPLGFEAGTPPIAGVIGLGATLDYLSGLDQPAVAAHEAALHAYLLQGLQARNGIRLLGTPQLALVSFVVDGVHNADLAHLLTEQGIAVRAGHHCAMPLMKSLGLAGAIRVSLALYNDSEDLERFFEALDQALELLR from the coding sequence ATGCTTGTACCCTCCCCCTGGCGCGCCGACTTCCCGGCTATCGCTGCCCTGCAACGCCAGGACCAGACGTACCTGGACAACGCCGCCACCACGCAAAAACCCCAAGCCCTGCTGGACGCCCTGGCTCACTACTACGCCAATGGCGCGGCCAATGTGCATCGCGCGCAGCACCTGCCCGGCGCCCACGCCACCCAGGCCTTCGAGGACAGCCGCAGCAAGGTCGGGCAATGGCTGAACACCGGTGACAGCGGGCAGATCGTCTTCACCCACGGCGCCACTTCCGCGTTGAACCTCCTGGCCTACGGCCTGGAACACCAATTCACAGCGGGCGATGAAATCGTCATCAGCGCCTTGGAACACCACGCCAACCTGCTGCCCTGGCAGCAACTGGCCGAACGTCGCCAACTCAAGCTGATCGTCCTGCCGCTGGATGCCGACGGCATGATCGATATCCAGGCGGCCAGCCACCTGATCGGCCCGCGAACCCGACTGCTGGCGCTGAGCCAGCTGTCCAACGTGCTCGGTGCCTGGCAGCCCCTGAGTCCACTGCTGGCCATGGCCAAGGCCCACGACGCACTGACCGTGATCGACGGCGCCCAGGGCGTGGTTCACGGCCGCCATGACGTACAGGCCCTGGGCTGCGACTTCTATGTGTTCTCCAGCCACAAACTCTACGGCCCGGACGGGGTCGGCGTGCTCTTTGGCCGCCACGAGGCGCTCAAGGGCCTGCGCCACTGGCAGTTTGGAGGCGAGATGGTCCAGAACGCCGACTACCAACACGCGAGTTTCCGCCCGGCGCCGCTGGGCTTCGAGGCCGGCACTCCGCCGATTGCCGGGGTCATCGGCCTGGGCGCGACCCTGGATTACCTCTCAGGCCTGGATCAGCCGGCAGTGGCCGCGCACGAAGCCGCGCTGCATGCCTATCTGTTGCAGGGCTTGCAGGCACGCAACGGCATCCGCCTGCTGGGCACGCCGCAACTGGCTCTGGTCAGTTTCGTCGTCGACGGCGTGCACAACGCCGACCTGGCCCACCTGCTGACCGAACAGGGCATTGCCGTGCGCGCCGGGCATCACTGCGCCATGCCGCTGATGAAAAGCCTTGGGCTGGCCGGAGCGATCCGGGTGTCGTTGGCGCTGTACAACGACTCCGAAGACCTGGAGCGCTTCTTCGAGGCCCTGGATCAGGCCCTGGAGTTGCTGCGATGA
- the dapD gene encoding 2,3,4,5-tetrahydropyridine-2,6-dicarboxylate N-succinyltransferase: MSTTLFSLAFGVGTQNRQGAWLEVFYASPLLNPAAEIVAAVAPILGYSEGNQAITFTNAQAAQMADALKSIDATQAALLTRLAESHKPLVATLLAEDAQLTSTPEAYLKLHLLSHRLVKPHGLSLAGVFPLLPNVAWTSQGAIDLGELAERQLEARLRGELLEVFSVDKFPKMTDYVVPSGVRIADSARIRLGAYIGEGTTVMHEGFVNFNAGTEGPGMIEGRVSAGVFVGKGSDLGGGCSTMGTLSGGGNIVIKVGEGCLIGANAGIGIPLGDRNTVESGLYVTAGTKVALLDENNQLVKVLKARELAGQPDLLFRRNSETGAVECKTHKSAIELNEALHAHN, translated from the coding sequence ATGTCCACTACCCTGTTCAGCCTGGCCTTCGGTGTCGGCACCCAGAACCGCCAAGGCGCTTGGCTGGAAGTGTTTTACGCGTCGCCACTGCTCAATCCCGCGGCTGAAATCGTTGCCGCGGTAGCACCGATCCTCGGCTACAGCGAAGGCAACCAGGCCATCACCTTCACCAACGCCCAGGCCGCACAAATGGCCGATGCCCTGAAAAGCATCGACGCCACCCAGGCTGCCCTGCTGACTCGCCTGGCCGAGAGCCACAAGCCGCTGGTGGCGACCCTGCTGGCCGAAGACGCCCAGCTGACCTCCACCCCAGAGGCCTACCTGAAGCTGCACCTGCTGTCCCACCGCCTGGTCAAGCCACACGGCCTGAGCCTGGCCGGCGTGTTCCCGCTGCTGCCGAACGTGGCCTGGACCAGCCAGGGTGCGATCGACCTCGGCGAGCTGGCCGAGCGTCAACTGGAAGCCCGCCTGCGCGGCGAGCTGCTGGAAGTGTTCTCGGTGGACAAGTTCCCGAAAATGACCGACTACGTGGTGCCGAGCGGTGTGCGTATCGCTGACAGCGCGCGGATCCGCCTGGGCGCCTACATCGGCGAAGGCACCACCGTGATGCACGAAGGCTTCGTCAACTTCAACGCCGGCACCGAAGGCCCGGGCATGATCGAAGGCCGCGTGTCGGCTGGCGTATTCGTCGGCAAGGGTTCGGACCTGGGCGGCGGCTGCTCCACCATGGGCACCCTGTCGGGCGGCGGCAACATCGTGATCAAGGTCGGCGAAGGCTGCCTGATCGGCGCCAACGCCGGTATCGGCATTCCATTGGGCGACCGCAACACCGTGGAGTCGGGCCTGTACGTGACCGCCGGCACCAAGGTGGCGCTGCTGGACGAGAACAACCAACTGGTCAAGGTGCTCAAGGCCCGGGAACTGGCCGGCCAGCCGGACCTGCTGTTCCGCCGCAACTCGGAAACCGGCGCCGTGGAGTGCAAGACCCACAAGTCGGCTATCGAGCTGAACGAAGCGCTGCACGCTCACAACTAA
- a CDS encoding ArsC family reductase — translation MTASSKTLHLFGIKACDTMKKARTWLDEHAVSYDFHDYKTSGIDREHLNQWCDEHGWQVVLNRAGTTFRKLDDESKADLDQAKAVELMLAQPSMIKRPVLDLGDKTLIGFKPDLYAAALK, via the coding sequence TTGACCGCTTCAAGCAAAACGTTGCACCTTTTCGGCATCAAAGCCTGTGACACCATGAAAAAGGCGCGCACCTGGCTCGATGAACACGCTGTCAGCTATGACTTCCATGACTACAAAACCTCCGGCATTGACCGTGAGCACCTGAATCAGTGGTGCGACGAGCACGGTTGGCAGGTGGTGTTGAACCGCGCGGGCACGACCTTTCGCAAACTCGATGACGAAAGCAAAGCCGATCTCGACCAGGCGAAAGCCGTTGAACTGATGCTCGCGCAACCTTCGATGATCAAGCGCCCGGTGCTCGATCTCGGAGACAAGACCCTGATTGGCTTCAAGCCAGACCTTTACGCAGCGGCGCTCAAGTAA